The Parus major isolate Abel chromosome 5, Parus_major1.1, whole genome shotgun sequence genome contains a region encoding:
- the ANKRD13D gene encoding ankyrin repeat domain-containing protein 13D — translation MARPAETFPLHRLVWHNRHQALDSALRAGTHDVELTDPRGRTPLELAVSLGHLESVRVLLRHNANVGRENANGWTVLQEAVSTGDPEMVQLVLQYRDYQRATRRLAGIPELLSKLRRASDFYVEMKWEFTSWVPLVSKVCPSDVYRVWKRGESLRVDTTLLGFEHMTWQRGRRSYIFKGEDEGAVVMEVDHDKQVVYTETLALALHEPELLLAAMQPTEEHVAGRLTSPIVSTHLDTRNIAFERNKSGIWGWRSEKMEVVSGYEAKVYSASNVELVTKTRTEHLSDQDKSRSKGSKTPFHSFLGIAQQHGTHNGTPVLQAASPTNPTAITPEEYFDPHFDLETRNIGRPIEMSSKVQRFKATLWLCEQHPLSLAEQVTPIIDLMAISNAHFAKLRDFITLKLPPGFPVKIEIPLFHVLNARITFSNLCGCDQPLGSVRICAPQEPSGAHPPGTQPSGPRAWPFPCEVEAGVFEVPAGYTVLGAGRSEPLRDEDDDLLQFAIQQSLLDAGTETDQVTIWEALTNTRPGAEPPPYDEDLQLERALQESMLLQAGPSAEPPAAGSPPGAGGGSPPGPPGYGSFAEQLRLAMALSEREQEERERRRREEDEELQRILRLSLTEK, via the exons CACGACGTGGAGCTGACGGACCCACGTGGCCGGACGCCCCTGGAGCTGGCCGTGTCTCTGGGCCACCTGGAGTCAGTGCGGGTGCTGCTGCGGCACAACGCCAACGTGGGCAGGGAGAATGCCAATGGATGGACGG TGCTGCAAGAGGCGGTGAGCACGGGGGACCCCGAGATGGTGCAGCTGGTGCTCCAGTACCGTGACTACCAGCGGGCAACGCGGCGCCTTGCCGGCATCCCCGAGCTGCTCAGCAAGCTGCGGCGG GCATCCGACTTCTACGTGGAGATGAAGTGGGAGTTCACGAGCTGGG TGCCCCTGGTGTCCAAGGTGTGTCCCAGTGACGTGTACCGCGTGTGGAAGCGCGGCGAGAGCCTGCGGGTGGACACCACCCTGCTGGGCTTCGAGCACATGACGTGGCAGCGCGGCCGCCGCAGCTACATCTTCAAGGGGGAAG ACGAGGGGGCCGTGGTGATGGAGGTGGACCACGACAAGCAGGTGGTGTACACGGAGACGCTGGCGCTGGCCCTGCACGAGCCCGAGCTGCTGCTGGCGGCCATGCAGCCCACTGAGGAGCACGTGGCCGGGCGGCTCACCTCTCCCATCGTCTCCACACACCTGGACACCCGGAACATCGCCTTCGAGAG GAACAAGTCTGGGATCTGGGGCTGGCGCTCAGAGAAGATGGAGGTGGTCAGTGGCTACGAGGCCAAG GTGTACAGTGCCAGCAACGTGGAGCTGGTCACCAAGACCAGGACAGAGCATCTCTCTGACCAGGACAAGTCACGCAGCAAAG GCTCCAAGACCCCCTTCCACTCCTTCCTGGGCATCGCACAGCAGCACGGCACCCACAATGGG ACACCTGTCCTGCAGGCTGCCAGCCCCACCAACCCCACAGCCATCACCCCCGAGGAGTACTTTGACCCTCACTTTGACCTGGAGACCCGCAACATCGGGCGCCCCATCGAGATGTCCAGCAAGGTGCAGAG GTTCAAGGCGACGCTGTGGCTGTGCGAGCAGCACCCGCTGTCGCTGGCGGAGCAGGTGACGCCCATCATCGACCTCATGGCCATCTCCAACGCCCACTTCGCCAAACTCCGCGACTTCATCACCCTTAAGCTGCCCCCTGGCTTCCCCGTCAAGATCG AGATCCCACTGTTCCACGTGCTCAATGCCCGCATCACCTTCAGCAACCTGTGTGGGTGTGACCAGCCCCTGGGCTCCGTGCGGATCTGTGCCCCTCAGGAGCCCTCCGGCGCCCACCCCCCTGGCACCCAGCCCTCCGGGCCCAGAG CATGGCCGTTCCCGTGCGAGGTGGAGGCGGGCGTGTTCGAGGTGCCGGCGGGGTACACGGTGCTGGGCGCAGGGCGCAGCGAGCCCCTGCGGGACGAGGACGACGATCTGCTCCAGTTCGCCatccagcagagcctgctggaCGCAGGCACCGAGACCGACCAG GTGACCATCTGGGAGGCGCTGACCAACACCCGCCCTGGCGCGGAGCCGCCGCCCTACGATGAGgacctgcagctggaaag ggccCTGCAGGAGAGCATGCTGCTGCAGGCCGGGCCCAGCGCTGAGCCCCCGGCTGCCGGGAGCCCCCCCGGAGCAGGCGGTGGGAGCCCCCCGGGCCCCCCCGGCTACGGCAGCTTCGCGGAGCAGCTGCGCCTGGCCATGGCGCTGTCGGAGCGGGAGCAGGAggagcgggagcggcggcggcgtGAGGAGGACGAGGAGCTCCAGCGCATCCTGCGCCTCTCCCTCACGGAGAAGTAG